The genome window AATCACACATCAGATCACAAAAGCTGCACCTTTCTCTGTCACAGTGAATCCCGAGTCAGTATTGAGGATTCCCACATTGCAAGGATCTCTGAAATTACTGGCCGTCAAGCTGCCTGAATTTCAGGCTCAAATCATCCAAAGTGATTTTAATCAAGGCCAGTtcacctttaaaaataaaaaaaaccccaacttgcCATCTTGAGCAGCAGCTTAGAGCTGCCAAcgtgcaggggcagggggaggagggagaaggagggagagcaggaaggcaggagctgcagcagcagagctcaggaagcGCTGGATCCGTGCTGAGGTAAGGCTGCTTGCTTGGCAGCACAACCCTGATGGGGACTGGGCAGGTTTTCCTCACCTTGGGGCAGCTGGGAGCCTCCAGCACAGGATTTGTGCTGCTTTCCATAGGCAAATTTTGGTGCCTTATTTCCTCACTGAAGGTCTTGGTTGGCAAAGTGTCCTCCTCTATTTCTGGCTCTGACCgagctgctttttccctgcAGGACTCTCTGGCTGAAGTTGAGGAGAAATACAAGAAGGCTATGGTGTCAAATGCTCAGCTGGACAATGAGAAAACCAATTTCATGTACCAGGTGGACACCCTGAAGGATGCACTCCTAGAGTTagaggagcagctggcagaaTCCAGGAGGCAATATGAAGAGAAAAGTAAAGTATGTAAAGAGCTCTggcatggggaaaaaacagggagagaTTTGGAGGGGGGGAGAGATCTTTGGGAGGAGGCAGCTAAATTATTATTCAATATTTTGCATTACTGGTTTAATTAGCATTAAGTGAAATACCAATTTGTTGTGTACTTGTGATCGTACAAATGAGAATTTTCCctaagccatttctgaagaAGGGGAGAAATGTTCTGGCTGGTAAAGGCTATATTGGTATTATCACACCTCCTTTTATATTCCATCTCCAAAGTAAATTCATGGGGTTTGTCCATAGGGACTTCTGGAGCAGTTTTGCACACAAAGGTGTCTCCAGGCAGCCTGTGGGAGGGTTGTGCAGTTCAGTGGTGGTTAAATGTTGAATTAAGTTTTACATTAATTCAGCAGCTGGCAGCGATTTGTTCTTAAATAATAAATCTGGGGCTTATGTTTTCAGAACTGTCTTCTTGTAGTTTGGGGCATTTCACTACACTCCACTTCAAAACACAGTTCCTGAAAGAtactgtgtggttttttttctttttatttaaaagtccAGCTAACTTTCAGTTCATGGCCATGTGGGAAGAGTGGGTTAAATTGCCATCCATTCATCTGTGCAGTCTGAAGGACTGGAGTGTAAAAGCTCTTCAGCCTGCTGCTCAGCTTGTGAAATGGGCTAAATGATGTCTGCCACTTCTATATTTGGTGCAATAATAGCATCTTGGAAAAAGGACAAACTCGTTAAAAATTGCACTCTTGTGGGATTGTGATTAGAGGGATATTCATGAATTACATTGCAGTAagcattttctttgtgtttgggcttattttcctctttttgatGGGATGCTATTTTTGATTAATATTAATCTAGTGAATATTTTGTTATTCACAGGAATTTGAGAGGGAGAAACACGCTCATAGCATATTGCAGTTTCAGTTCATGGAAATCAAAGAGGCTttgaagcagagagaagaaatgcTTGCAGTAAGTAactggttttttcttttaatggctTCTTTGATTGGTACATTCCCAAGCAGCAGTAGAGTGGAGAATGTGAGGCATGGAGAATTTTATTCCCTATTCAAGTTTCTCACCAGAAGAAATATTAGTGTTTCAGGCCAAACAGGTTCAGAGCTGACTAATGCAAATAGTACTTTCCTAAGTATTACCTTATTCTTCCTAAGTATTGCATTTTGGACAGCTGTTTGTGGAGATGCAGAGGAAAATAACAGAACTGGAAAATACAAGAACAGTAACTTGTTTTAAGTGATGTTGTGGATAACAAGATTGTCTTCAGGAGCACAGGTTCAGTTGGGATGTCAGGAACTGTGCATTGAAGTTACTCAATTACTTTAGCACCTGacttttttcattctttggcATCACTGCAATCTTGGCCTTCCTTGTTAACCTGTTACCTGCTTTCTGTCTTCTTGTTTTGCTCCTGCCCCTCAGGAAATCCAACAGCTGCAACAGAAACAGCAGAGCTATGTCAGGGAAATTTCTGATCTCCAGGAGACAATAGAgtggaaagacaaaaaaataggGGTAGGACTTGTCAACTCCTCCAATGTGTTCAAAGTGACACTGATCCTGCTTTTGTAAAACCCCTCTGTAGTGCCTTTGCTTGCTGTGGCTGTCCTATGGTGTTGCCAGTGAAGTAGCAAATAGCAAGTGTTGTCTTTGGCCAGTAGTACCTTAAAATCCAAGGAAAACctagcagctgctctgctttcaaaCCACGGGCAATTGATTTGCTGTGCTGCACCATTTGCATTTGCCATATGGGGAAAGGAAGTGCTATTTATAATGCAATTCCATCAGCACTGAGTTTTCTCTTGTTCGGATTCAATCTGCAGACTGAGCAGAAACTGGAGTGGGATAAAGAGGTAATGGAGCTATTTATAGGAGGTTGGGATGAAAGTCTCCCTTGCTTCTCATCCCTTCCCACCACCTCTTATCAAAGCCACATGGAAAGCCACTCTGGTTTTCTTTTGCAGCTGAACACTGAAAGGCTTCCTGAAGAAAGTAGGAGAAAGAAATCTGGCAGCTTGCCCATGTTTGTGATGTCCAATATTTTGTAGCAGCTTGAAACTGAAAattgcctaatttttttttaaattgatctATTTGTACTTAGATAGAAATACTGGGAGGGGGAAGTTCAGTAGCAAAATATGCATTTGCACATGGTGCATTCCAGACTAAGGATGGCTTAATGGCAGCtttcaaattaattcaaatgtaaaataaaaagactCCTGAAATCCAGTGGGCCTATTTCCATGCCCTTCCATTAACACGTGGGAATGACATGGAGTCCTCAGTGTGCATGCTGAAGCAGTGTGGGTTTGGATCAGCTTGTCTAGCAGATAAGAATAAAAAGTGGACCTTCATTTGAAGGGTCCCCAGTGAAGAATTGGGCTCTGAATGTCTTTGGCAGGAATTCTTGGTTACTGAGGAAGCTTTCTTGGATTTGAGGTTTCTCTCTCTGTATGCAAACTCAGTCCTATAATTTGTAAACTCAACCTTTTTCATCTGTGTCCCTTCCATCCCCTGAATATCTTAAATCTGCTCATTCTTGTCTACATTTGTTTTCATGGCCTTTACTTGtctcccttcctttcttcaCATCTGCTCTGTCTGTGTTGGGAACTCAGGCACTAGAGAGGCAGAAAGATTTCTTTGATTCCATAAGGAGTGAGCGGGATGACCTTAGAGACGAAGTGCTTGTGCTGAAGGAGCAACTGAAGGTATGcaagaggaataaaataaatttatattcacCTGCTGACCCTTTTTCCCTGTACATTTGGGCAGAAATATTAGATCTAGCTCAGTAGCAGTAACTCAATTTTCATGTTGCCCATAAATTGCCATTTCAGGGATTTTCTATATGAAGTCCTTTCCCCTGCTATTGATTGTGAGTTCTCAGTGTAGACTGGAGTATAAAGAAGTTGTTTTTGTAGGAGTCACTTCTCTGAGGAACATCTTATGCAGCAGatttatgttaaaaataataaaaaaaaagagatggggTCACATGCTTTCTGTCAGAATGGCTGAACTGAGAACTGCAATATCTGTTCTCCTTCCTGACTCCCGGCCACGTTTAATGGAATGATTGAAACAATTGTTTATTCAGAGTATCTTGGACAAGAGCACTTGACAGTCCTTCCCTTGCTGAGCAGCAGGCTCTaaagctttgcttttgcttCCCACAGAAACATGGAATAATCCCAGACTCTGATGTAGCCACCAACGGGGACACATCAGACATCCTGGATAACGAAGGACACTTGGATTCTCCCCGAAGTGCCCCAGGCACCACTCAGGCATTAAAGACAGGAGGGGAGGGCATGCTAGGTAAGTGCTGTGTGTCCtctcagcccctgctgcctgTCTGTCCTTCATTCACCCACCTCTGCTTGGATGGGGCAGTTGTTAGTGGGACAATTAACAGCACGCAGCATGCTCCTTGTCCAGTCACTCCCTGTGCATTTCCCTGCTTCCTTCGTGTTGATTAGCACTCCCAAGTGtgtcctgcagcctcctccagcagcagacTTCACCTCCCCTGCAAGGTGACACAGGATGGGAATGCAAATAGGACATTACAGATAAGCAGCAGTCATTCACGTTGCCATTTACACTCTGAATTGGAAAATTGTCCCTGGataatcctgctgctgctcagtgtttCTCAGCACATGCCTTAAATATTCagggaaaaaggcattttagtTTCCTATCAAGAGCTTGTATGTTGGTTCATTGATGTCCCTGAGAACTGTGTCTGCTTGAACaacagtgctgggctctgccaaaGCACACCAAAGGATAAATTCTTTGCTCTTGTGCTATTGAACACTTAAAATTAACACTTCTGTGTTTTTACTTGTTACATTGACACTTCAGTTACATCCTTTGAATTTGACAGCGTTAGGAAGGAGAAATCTGGTTGGCAAAACCTCTTTATGCTTTTATGTGTTGAACTTAGTAAAGAACTATTGTACTAGTGTAAGGaaataaagtaatatttttgctttgttggattttttttttgttctaaatGAACATATTAATAAATAGCTGCAGGCAGCCAATTGTTGCAAGTGCAGGTTCTCTTGCTTTGAGCTTTTGGCTGCTTTTTCCTCACTCAGTTTCTGTGTGGAAACAATGTGGAACACCAAAAACCAAGGTAAgggtgtatttttaaatgtaatatgTTTTCTACATCTCTTAATcctggggtttcttttttcagaaTAGGTACAGCATAGACCCAAAAACTAACAACACTATTGTTTTAATATCTGttgcttttaaatataaattgaaGGAAAAGTGTTACAACAAAAATAACCTTCAAAAAACCACAGAAGTCCCCACCCCTTTGGGTGGGTGAAATAAGGGGCTCAGGTTACCTGAGCTTTGATCTGTGCTGGGAGGTCTGAACAGCCAAACTATTCCCTTGCCAATCAGATTTTACATTCAGTGTCTGTCATCAGGCACTGATCATGCCTGTCTtgagattttaaaagcaaaatattactGAATATTCCTTCATGATTCCATTGTAATGGCATCAGACTCCTGCACGGATAGAGGGGTGTCAGGGTTAAGGCTGCAGAGAAAATTGCTGAGGAAGAGCAGTCCTTAGAGGTACATCTGCAGGTGTTGCTGTTAAATGGCACTGCTTCAACCAGCTGATCTCCTCTGCCAGAGCTGTCAtccccacagccaggagcaAAAATCTCCTCCCTTACAAAACACGAGCCAGCACCTGAGAGTTCTTGCTTTGAGAGGGTGGTGGTGAGTTTCACTGATCAAACCCCCTGGATCCTTACTAATTCAATTGCTGCTTTGCCTCACAAAATTGGCAAAAGCTGATCTTTTATTAACCTGCTCTTATTCTGTCTTTCGGGTTTTGAGTGGGGAGGTAAGTGCTGTGGTGTGGCCCCCTCAACTTTCTCAATGGTCTTTTAGGCAAAGCCAAGGAAGTGGAgatgaaaaatgagattttggaggatgtggggaaaagagaaatcttGCAGAATACTGAGCATGAGGAACACAAAGAGGAGTCTGAGGAGGAAGTACAGACATTGCATGCTGCTGAAAACGCAAAGGCAGAACAAATGGTTGAAGAACGGCACGCCCTGCCTGCAGTGATGTTACCAGAGAGTAGGTTTGCAGAGCAAGCCCAAAGCCTCCCAGAACCTGTGTCAGGGAGCACTCCTTCaaacagtgacagtgacacagatgGCTTGAGAAAGGTCACAGagcccaggggcacagcagcccagcagcctgagAGTGCACAGGCTGAACACCATGACTTGAGTGCAAGGACAAATGAgatcctggagctgggctctcTGCAAGGCCACCCGATTTTTGAGACTCCTCAGGAAATGTTCTGTGActcaggcacagagcagcagctgggagaagcTGCACCCAACCAGGAAGAGCAAGAGGATCTTGAAACCAGCCATGCCCTGAGTGATGATGAAATGGATGAAGGGTCTGACACCACAAGTGAGGGCAGTGAGTTGGTTTCCAACCAGGCAGGGCTACCTGAGGGAGCAGTGGCAGGCTTGCTTAGGGAagagggaaatgtggagagTTCCACTCCAGAGGAACCCCAGCACTCAGAAGAAAGTGCTGAAAACAAGGTTGCAAATGTCTTGGAGGAAAAGTTTGTTGACTGCACTGATGGGAGAAGTGATAAAACAGCAGGTGACAGAGCTGAAGAAGAAGATGAGGTTGGGAACACAGTTCAGGGTCAGATGAGGGAAGATGAGTCTGTGGCtttggaggggacagagccatgTGAAAGGGATGTCCCAGCAGAGCCGCTTGGAAAGGAAGGTGGAGAACATCAGGTATTGATCCAACCAGATTCTTCACAGGACAGTGCTTCAGCATCCCCAGAGGAACCAGGTACACAAGGTAAAAGTGAAGAGGAAACTGCTACAGCTGAGAAGGATGGACAGAAGGAAGAGCTGATGGAAGAGCTGGAGGAGTGTTCAGGTTCTGCTGGAACAGGCAGGCAAGGTGTGGTGTCTGTGGAGGCAGCAGGCTCCATTCCTGAGGGAAAGGGAggtgagctgcagcaggcacagccaggaacAGAGGTTGGGGCGATCACTCAGGAAACCCATTCAGACCCAAGTCTTTTAGATGATAAAGTTAAGGAGTCAGAATTGGAAACAGGAGATGAGGCTGGCGAAGGACAGGAAAGTAGGACAGAATGGGTAGAAGATCTGAATCCAAAGGCAGAGGTTCAAACAAGTTGGGGTAGTGAAGAAACAGCAGAAGGtacagagggagagaaaaatgttCCTTCAGAGGGTGAAGAGCAGGAGGTGGTTCAACAAGTAGAAGGTGAATCTAAAGAGGAGTCAGGTGTAGGTGTTACTGTAACTACTGAAAACAAAGCCAGTAAAGAAACTCTGAAAGAAAACGAGCAAGAGGTAGAGCTTGCACACCACCCTGGTGGAGAATCTGCTTCTGAGGAAGGTGCAAATGATGCCCTGCAACAGAAACCTGTGCAGGATGAAAACATTGGTGAACAGGTTAAGTTGGAGGAAGGGGCAGATAATTCCCTGGCACAGAAACTTGTGCAGAACGAAAACATTGGCGAACAAGTTAAACTGGAGGAAGGTGCAAATAATTCCCTGCCCCAGGAAGCTGTGCAGGATGAAAAGATTAGTGAACAAGTTAAATTGGAGGAAGGTGTAAATGATTCCCTAGAACAGAAAGCTGTGCAGGATGAAAACACTAATGAACAGGTTAAATTGCAGGAAAGGGCAAATAATTCCCTGCCCCAGAAAGCTGTGCAGGATGAAAAGATTAGTGAACAAGTTAAACTGGAGGAAGGTGCAAATGATTCCCTGGAACAGAAAGCTGTGCAGGATGACATTAGTGAACAAGTGAAATTGGAGGAAGAAGTAAATGATTCCCTGCCACAGAAACCTGTGCTGGATGACATTAGTGAACAAGTGAAATTGGAGGACCAAGCAGAGGAAAGCCTGGAAGATGATGGTGATGCATTTGATTTTGATGAAGAGTCAAATCAAATACTAGAATCTGATGGAAAATGTGATGGAGAGAAAGCTGATGCACAGGGAGAAGAGGGTGATGGAGCAAATGGTGCTGTTGGAAAAACTGCCCACACAGacaaagctggagagggaagagaCAAAATGGAAACCAAAGATGCCTTGACCAAAGGTGGTGAAGCCCTGCAGCATAAGAAAGATGAGCCTGAAGAAACAGGGTGCTTGCAAGGGGAAGCATTGGGGAAAGCtgatgaggaggaagatgaaATCAAAGTATCAGATTCTAGTAAAGTGGGAAAATTCCAGGATCAAGATGTTTTGGAACAGGATTTGGAAAGTGCTTTCATTAAGAGGGCTGAAAGCAGGGAGGATCTGCAGGTTGGTAAAAGGAGTAAGGGCAGGTCCAGAGATGACTGTACAATCTCCTGAGCTCAGAATCTCAAACCTGCACGAGTTCCATGCTCTGTGAGCAGTCCCAGGACACAAACATGCACTTTGCACAAGACATCAGACCTTGGAATACTCTTAGAGCTTTGCCTTTGTAGGTAACTCAGCATAAAGCACGGATGTGGTAACGATGCAAGTTTTAAGTTATTCACTGTTGTATACCCACCACAAGAAATTGTgagtgggtttggttttgctgtgtCTCAGGTGGAAAGCTTATCACCTGATGAGGAAGCTTCACAACTTGactattgaaattattttatgcaATTAAAGTACCTCTAGTGTGGAtagctgctcctggggaatttctataggaatttttttattctagCCTAGTTGATCAATATCATGAATGTATATTGGGCCTTTGTGAATTTATGCACATTATGCTTACTTGTACTTAGATCTACAACAAGTATATGAACTCTTGATGAAGGAACTCAGCAGATCAGCCATCACTGATGGTGAAACTTCTTTCAGAATGCTTAAAGCCTATGAACCaatctcttgattttttttttaatatgaagaaaaaaagatcttttCATTCCACCTTGTGTGTATTTCTTATATGGTCACATTCCAAAATATAGTTCGATCACTGTGAATCTGCTTAGTCTGAGCACTTTGGAAAAGCAATACACAGTTTGGAGAAAGTGCAAGAAGCAGGTCTTAGTTTGATGAAAGGAATAAATATCTACATGTTTACTTCATTTAGGCACTTTGCACCACAATAGGCCTTTTACACCATGTCTCAcatggggtttttatttttttccagagaaagtgTCAATACACACTGTAATGTGTGCTTAGGTTTGCTATCAAGTACTGTCTAgatatgaatatataaaaaatatctatttttccaagaagatttttgtttaaaattgcatttgcttgctgcattatatatatattattttttgcaAACTCTGATTCTGAAACAATGTTTTTATCTCTGAAACAAATCTTATCTCTTTCCTTCTGGAAAGAAGATAACTTTGCATGTCTTAACTCTTGCTGGATATCAGACCAAAGATGACTGTTGTTTTGTGTACTAGCCCCCTGGTGCCTTTTGGAAAAGCTGGGTTGCTTTGAATTGCTGGCATAAATTAAGCTTGTGGACTCCCTTGCTGTATTTCCTCTTGCATCTCTGCTAGTGCTTGGGAGGAAGAGCATGTTTTGCATatataaatattcatttaagTGTTAAGCAATGAATGTCCCAAGGGAATGCAGACCGAGGGGGGTGTGGGCTGTGGAAGGTTGTATTTGTGTTGATGTTACAAAGTTGT of Zonotrichia leucophrys gambelii isolate GWCS_2022_RI chromosome 7, RI_Zleu_2.0, whole genome shotgun sequence contains these proteins:
- the LRRFIP1 gene encoding leucine-rich repeat flightless-interacting protein 1 isoform X21, which codes for MGTPGAGRKRLPNRERLTAEDDALNQIAREAEARLAAKRAARAEAREIRMKELERQQKEPSLLYSDALPARSYRASVYDESVYSGSRRYSAPSSRAPSEYSCYLGSGSRASSRASSARASPVIEERPEKDFEKGARTVSSLSAATLASLGGTSSRRGSGDTSISADTEASIREIKDSLAEVEEKYKKAMVSNAQLDNEKTNFMYQVDTLKDALLELEEQLAESRRQYEEKSKEFEREKHAHSILQFQFMEIKEALKQREEMLAEIQQLQQKQQSYVREISDLQETIEWKDKKIGALERQKDFFDSIRSERDDLRDEVLVLKEQLKKHGIIPDSDVATNGDTSDILDNEGHLDSPRSAPGTTQALKTGGEGMLGKAKEVEMKNEILEDVGKREILQNTEHEEHKEESEEEVQTLHAAENAKAEQMVEERHALPAVMLPESRFAEQAQSLPEPVSGSTPSNSDSDTDGLRKVTEPRGTAAQQPESAQAEHHDLSARTNEILELGSLQGHPIFETPQEMFCDSGTEQQLGEAAPNQEEQEDLETSHALSDDEMDEGSDTTSEGSELVSNQAGLPEGAVAGLLREEGNVESSTPEEPQHSEESAENKVANVLEEKFVDCTDGRSDKTAGDRAEEEDEVGNTVQGQMREDESVALEGTEPCERDVPAEPLGKEGGEHQVLIQPDSSQDSASASPEEPGTQGKSEEETATAEKDGQKEELMEELEECSGSAGTGRQGVVSVEAAGSIPEGKGGELQQAQPGTEVGAITQETHSDPSLLDDKVKESELETGDEAGEGQESRTEWVEDLNPKAEVQTSWGSEETAEGTEGEKNVPSEGEEQEVVQQVEGESKEESGVGVTVTTENKASKETLKENEQEVELAHHPGGESASEEGANDALQQKPVQDENIGEQVKLEEGADNSLAQKLVQNENIGEQVKLEEGANNSLPQEAVQDEKISEQVKLEEGVNDSLEQKAVQDENTNEQVKLQERANNSLPQKAVQDEKISEQVKLEEGANDSLEQKAVQDDISEQVKLEEEVNDSLPQKPVLDDISEQVKLEDQAEESLEDDGDAFDFDEESNQILESDGKCDGEKADAQGEEGDGANGAVGKTAHTDKAGEGRDKMETKDALTKGGEALQHKKDEPEETGCLQGEALGKADEEEDEIKVSDSSKVGKFQDQDVLEQDLESAFIKRAESREDLQVGKRSKGRSRDDCTIS
- the LRRFIP1 gene encoding leucine-rich repeat flightless-interacting protein 1 isoform X11, yielding MDAAAECLSPAAQQQAEARLAAKRAARAEAREIRMKELERQQKEIYQVQKKYYGLDTKWGDIEQWMEDSERYSRRARRNASASDEDERMSVGSRGSLRTNGYEEDVYGSSQSRKSSRPSLLYSDALPARSYRASVYDESVYSGSRRYSAPSSRAPSEYSCYLGSGSRASSRASSARASPVIEERPEKDFEKGARTVSSLSAATLASLGGTSSRRGSGDTSISADTEASIREIKDSLAEVEEKYKKAMVSNAQLDNEKTNFMYQVDTLKDALLELEEQLAESRRQYEEKSKEFEREKHAHSILQFQFMEIKEALKQREEMLAEIQQLQQKQQSYVREISDLQETIEWKDKKIGALERQKDFFDSIRSERDDLRDEVLVLKEQLKKHGIIPDSDVATNGDTSDILDNEGHLDSPRSAPGTTQALKTGGEGMLGKAKEVEMKNEILEDVGKREILQNTEHEEHKEESEEEVQTLHAAENAKAEQMVEERHALPAVMLPESRFAEQAQSLPEPVSGSTPSNSDSDTDGLRKVTEPRGTAAQQPESAQAEHHDLSARTNEILELGSLQGHPIFETPQEMFCDSGTEQQLGEAAPNQEEQEDLETSHALSDDEMDEGSDTTSEGSELVSNQAGLPEGAVAGLLREEGNVESSTPEEPQHSEESAENKVANVLEEKFVDCTDGRSDKTAGDRAEEEDEVGNTVQGQMREDESVALEGTEPCERDVPAEPLGKEGGEHQVLIQPDSSQDSASASPEEPGTQGKSEEETATAEKDGQKEELMEELEECSGSAGTGRQGVVSVEAAGSIPEGKGGELQQAQPGTEVGAITQETHSDPSLLDDKVKESELETGDEAGEGQESRTEWVEDLNPKAEVQTSWGSEETAEGTEGEKNVPSEGEEQEVVQQVEGESKEESGVGVTVTTENKASKETLKENEQEVELAHHPGGESASEEGANDALQQKPVQDENIGEQVKLEEGADNSLAQKLVQNENIGEQVKLEEGANNSLPQEAVQDEKISEQVKLEEGVNDSLEQKAVQDENTNEQVKLQERANNSLPQKAVQDEKISEQVKLEEGANDSLEQKAVQDDISEQVKLEEEVNDSLPQKPVLDDISEQVKLEDQAEESLEDDGDAFDFDEESNQILESDGKCDGEKADAQGEEGDGANGAVGKTAHTDKAGEGRDKMETKDALTKGGEALQHKKDEPEETGCLQGEALGKADEEEDEIKVSDSSKVGKFQDQDVLEQDLESAFIKRAESREDLQVGKRSKGRSRDDCTIS
- the LRRFIP1 gene encoding leucine-rich repeat flightless-interacting protein 1 isoform X23 codes for the protein MDAAAECLSPAAQQQAEARLAAKRAARAEAREIRMKELERQQKEPSEYSCYLGSGSRASSRASSARASPVIEERPEKDFEKGARTVSSLSAATLASLGGTSSRRGSGDTSISADTEASIREIKDSLAEVEEKYKKAMVSNAQLDNEKTNFMYQVDTLKDALLELEEQLAESRRQYEEKSKEFEREKHAHSILQFQFMEIKEALKQREEMLAEIQQLQQKQQSYVREISDLQETIEWKDKKIGALERQKDFFDSIRSERDDLRDEVLVLKEQLKKHGIIPDSDVATNGDTSDILDNEGHLDSPRSAPGTTQALKTGGEGMLGKAKEVEMKNEILEDVGKREILQNTEHEEHKEESEEEVQTLHAAENAKAEQMVEERHALPAVMLPESRFAEQAQSLPEPVSGSTPSNSDSDTDGLRKVTEPRGTAAQQPESAQAEHHDLSARTNEILELGSLQGHPIFETPQEMFCDSGTEQQLGEAAPNQEEQEDLETSHALSDDEMDEGSDTTSEGSELVSNQAGLPEGAVAGLLREEGNVESSTPEEPQHSEESAENKVANVLEEKFVDCTDGRSDKTAGDRAEEEDEVGNTVQGQMREDESVALEGTEPCERDVPAEPLGKEGGEHQVLIQPDSSQDSASASPEEPGTQGKSEEETATAEKDGQKEELMEELEECSGSAGTGRQGVVSVEAAGSIPEGKGGELQQAQPGTEVGAITQETHSDPSLLDDKVKESELETGDEAGEGQESRTEWVEDLNPKAEVQTSWGSEETAEGTEGEKNVPSEGEEQEVVQQVEGESKEESGVGVTVTTENKASKETLKENEQEVELAHHPGGESASEEGANDALQQKPVQDENIGEQVKLEEGADNSLAQKLVQNENIGEQVKLEEGANNSLPQEAVQDEKISEQVKLEEGVNDSLEQKAVQDENTNEQVKLQERANNSLPQKAVQDEKISEQVKLEEGANDSLEQKAVQDDISEQVKLEEEVNDSLPQKPVLDDISEQVKLEDQAEESLEDDGDAFDFDEESNQILESDGKCDGEKADAQGEEGDGANGAVGKTAHTDKAGEGRDKMETKDALTKGGEALQHKKDEPEETGCLQGEALGKADEEEDEIKVSDSSKVGKFQDQDVLEQDLESAFIKRAESREDLQVGKRSKGRSRDDCTIS
- the LRRFIP1 gene encoding leucine-rich repeat flightless-interacting protein 1 isoform X3; this encodes MDAAAECLSPAAQQQAEARLAAKRAARAEAREIRMKELERQQKEIYQVQKKYYGLDTKWGDIEQWMEDSERYSRRARRNASASDEDERMSVGSRGSLRSHLDYASTYPVAGLESERTKKKSYSKAASYYSDLGVPNSSYASTSQLSSQNGNWPSLLYSDALPARSYRASVYDESVYSGSRRYSAPSSRAPSEYSCYLGSGSRASSRASSARASPVIEERPEKDFEKGARTVSSLSAATLASLGGTSSRRGSGDTSISADTEASIREIKDSLAEVEEKYKKAMVSNAQLDNEKTNFMYQVDTLKDALLELEEQLAESRRQYEEKSKEFEREKHAHSILQFQFMEIKEALKQREEMLAEIQQLQQKQQSYVREISDLQETIEWKDKKIGALERQKDFFDSIRSERDDLRDEVLVLKEQLKKHGIIPDSDVATNGDTSDILDNEGHLDSPRSAPGTTQALKTGGEGMLGKAKEVEMKNEILEDVGKREILQNTEHEEHKEESEEEVQTLHAAENAKAEQMVEERHALPAVMLPESRFAEQAQSLPEPVSGSTPSNSDSDTDGLRKVTEPRGTAAQQPESAQAEHHDLSARTNEILELGSLQGHPIFETPQEMFCDSGTEQQLGEAAPNQEEQEDLETSHALSDDEMDEGSDTTSEGSELVSNQAGLPEGAVAGLLREEGNVESSTPEEPQHSEESAENKVANVLEEKFVDCTDGRSDKTAGDRAEEEDEVGNTVQGQMREDESVALEGTEPCERDVPAEPLGKEGGEHQVLIQPDSSQDSASASPEEPGTQGKSEEETATAEKDGQKEELMEELEECSGSAGTGRQGVVSVEAAGSIPEGKGGELQQAQPGTEVGAITQETHSDPSLLDDKVKESELETGDEAGEGQESRTEWVEDLNPKAEVQTSWGSEETAEGTEGEKNVPSEGEEQEVVQQVEGESKEESGVGVTVTTENKASKETLKENEQEVELAHHPGGESASEEGANDALQQKPVQDENIGEQVKLEEGADNSLAQKLVQNENIGEQVKLEEGANNSLPQEAVQDEKISEQVKLEEGVNDSLEQKAVQDENTNEQVKLQERANNSLPQKAVQDEKISEQVKLEEGANDSLEQKAVQDDISEQVKLEEEVNDSLPQKPVLDDISEQVKLEDQAEESLEDDGDAFDFDEESNQILESDGKCDGEKADAQGEEGDGANGAVGKTAHTDKAGEGRDKMETKDALTKGGEALQHKKDEPEETGCLQGEALGKADEEEDEIKVSDSSKVGKFQDQDVLEQDLESAFIKRAESREDLQVGKRSKGRSRDDCTIS